Sequence from the Candidatus Hydrogenedentota bacterium genome:
ATGCAGTTGCAGCGCACGCCGTGCGCCCCGTAATAGCTCGCGACGAACCGCGTGAAGTTGATCATGCCGCCCTTGTGAAAGAAGTAATCGGGATACCATCCGCTCATGGCGGTGCCCTCATAGATGGTGGGATCCGGGCCGACCATGCCCTGGATTGAACCGATATTGATGATGGAACCCGAACCGCGCGATGACATCGCGTCGCCGAACGCGCGCGTGACGGCGAAGAGCCCCGTCGCGTTGACGCGCATGCTCTCATCGAAGGTTTCGGCGCCGTCCTGGTAACCCTGTTTCATCGGGCGGAGCACGGCATTATTGACCAATACGTCGATGCGGCCGCTCTTCCCCAGCACGTTGTCTCGCAGCGCCAGCGCGGACGCCTCGTGGCCCTGGTCG
This genomic interval carries:
- a CDS encoding SDR family oxidoreductase; the encoded protein is MGVLDTFALRGKVALVTGGAGLYGRQIVRALAEAGAETYAASRNLDNLNQLRAELNNAQLDVTPLQFDQGHEASALALRDNVLGKSGRIDVLVNNAVLRPMKQGYQDGAETFDESMRVNATGLFAVTRAFGDAMSSRGSGSIINIGSIQGMVGPDPTIYEGTAMSGWYPDYFFHKGGMINFTRFVASYYGAHGVRCNCICPGGYETPNHPPAFVRNYSARTFLGRMANDTDLMGAVVFLAGDASAYVTGATLPVDGGYTAK